A genomic window from Flavobacterium phycosphaerae includes:
- a CDS encoding S8 family peptidase, translated as MKIFQFLLLSLVSLTITAQTADKSLTKKAPLTEQQLQRWSHLDLAKDSIPGMSVDKAYTELLKGKKSTKVIVGVIDSGVDINHDDLKSVIWTNKKEIAGNGIDDDKNGYVDDVHGWNFLGESNNENLELVRMLKKPDDGSDAYKAAAADYEKKNQKMLKNKFQVDFIMAADRNVREYLNKENYTLEDLKGITSSDKKIYQSKMVMLSIAEEAGEGFRDDINDYKEQVYDQLNYNLNKEFDGRKEVGDNPEDITNKIYGNNVVYSKDRKDSFHGTHVAGIIAQVRNNNLGGDGIADNVEILPVRAVPNGDEYDKDIALAIRYAVDNGAKVINGSFGKDYSPQKEWVWDAIKYAESKDVLIVFAAGNDGKNIDVEPSFPADTKDKKTEIAKNVLTIGALDNQYGENMVADFSNYGQKNVDIFAPGMKIYATVADNKFKYEQGTSMASPNAAGVAALIRSYYPSLKAAQVKQIIMQSGTAVPFDVVVGDTAEKMPFSKTCVSGKIVNAYNALKMAETMVKKTKKNPKL; from the coding sequence ATGAAAATCTTTCAATTCCTGTTATTATCGTTGGTTTCACTAACCATAACAGCCCAAACCGCCGATAAATCTTTAACCAAAAAAGCGCCTTTAACCGAACAGCAATTACAACGCTGGAGTCACCTTGATTTAGCAAAAGATTCCATACCGGGAATGAGCGTGGATAAAGCTTACACCGAATTACTTAAAGGAAAAAAAAGTACTAAAGTAATCGTAGGGGTTATCGACTCAGGAGTTGACATTAATCACGACGATTTAAAATCGGTAATTTGGACCAACAAAAAAGAAATCGCCGGAAATGGCATCGATGATGACAAAAACGGTTATGTTGATGATGTGCATGGTTGGAACTTTCTGGGTGAATCTAACAATGAAAATCTGGAATTGGTACGCATGTTAAAAAAGCCGGATGATGGTTCTGATGCCTACAAAGCCGCAGCGGCCGACTATGAAAAGAAAAATCAAAAGATGTTGAAAAACAAATTCCAGGTTGATTTCATCATGGCTGCTGACAGAAACGTCCGCGAATATTTAAACAAAGAAAATTATACCCTTGAGGATTTAAAAGGAATTACTTCGTCAGACAAAAAGATTTACCAAAGTAAAATGGTAATGCTTTCTATAGCTGAAGAGGCCGGTGAAGGATTTCGTGATGATATCAATGACTATAAAGAACAGGTGTACGACCAGTTAAACTACAACCTCAACAAAGAGTTTGACGGAAGAAAAGAAGTGGGAGACAACCCGGAAGACATTACCAATAAAATCTACGGTAACAATGTGGTTTACTCTAAAGACCGAAAAGATTCTTTTCACGGTACCCACGTAGCCGGAATCATTGCTCAAGTAAGAAACAACAATCTAGGTGGAGACGGTATTGCTGACAATGTTGAAATTCTGCCGGTGAGAGCCGTTCCTAATGGAGATGAATATGACAAAGATATTGCCTTAGCCATTCGTTATGCTGTAGACAATGGGGCTAAAGTCATCAACGGAAGTTTCGGAAAAGATTATTCTCCGCAAAAAGAATGGGTTTGGGATGCTATCAAATATGCCGAAAGCAAAGATGTTTTAATCGTTTTTGCTGCCGGAAATGATGGTAAAAATATTGATGTTGAACCTAGTTTCCCGGCGGACACTAAAGACAAAAAGACAGAAATCGCCAAAAATGTATTAACCATTGGAGCACTTGATAATCAATATGGTGAAAATATGGTCGCTGATTTTTCTAATTACGGTCAGAAAAACGTGGACATATTTGCTCCGGGAATGAAAATTTATGCCACTGTTGCTGATAATAAATTCAAATACGAGCAGGGAACATCGATGGCTTCACCTAATGCTGCCGGAGTAGCTGCTTTGATTCGTTCTTATTATCCTAGTTTGAAAGCCGCTCAGGTAAAACAAATCATCATGCAGTCAGGAACAGCCGTGCCGTTTGATGTAGTGGTGGGCGATACTGCTGAGAAAATGCCATTCTCCAAAACCTGCGTTTCCGGAAAAATTGTCAATGCTTACAATGCGTTGAAAATGGCCGAAACTATGGTCAAAAAGACAAAAAAGAATCCAAAATTATAA
- a CDS encoding MBL fold metallo-hydrolase, which yields MKIYPIEAGNFKLDGGAMFGVVPKTIWSKTNPADDNNLIDIAARCMLIEDGNRLILIDTGMGNKQSEKFFGYYSLWGTHSLDGSLAKYGFHRDDVTDVFMTHLHFDHCGGSVNWNKDRTGYEVAFKNAKFWTNDNHWEWATKPNAREKASFLSENILPMQESGQLHFIKRPDGDYLSQSELDFGIFFVDGHTEKMMLPHVHYQDKTIVFCADLIPTAGHLPLPYVMGYDTRPLLTLPEKSKFLHAAVENNYYLWLEHDAHNQIITVENTERGIRLKEVFRCEDILS from the coding sequence ATGAAAATCTATCCCATAGAAGCAGGAAACTTTAAGTTAGACGGTGGTGCCATGTTTGGCGTAGTGCCTAAAACCATTTGGAGCAAAACCAATCCGGCAGACGATAACAATTTGATTGACATTGCAGCCCGTTGTATGCTTATTGAAGACGGTAATCGATTAATTTTAATTGATACCGGCATGGGAAATAAGCAGTCTGAGAAGTTTTTTGGTTACTATTCGCTTTGGGGAACTCATTCTTTAGATGGTTCTTTAGCTAAATATGGGTTTCATCGCGATGATGTGACCGATGTTTTTATGACCCATTTGCATTTTGACCATTGTGGCGGCAGTGTGAATTGGAACAAGGATAGAACCGGTTATGAAGTAGCTTTTAAAAATGCCAAATTCTGGACCAATGACAATCACTGGGAATGGGCTACAAAACCCAATGCGCGTGAAAAAGCGTCTTTTCTGTCCGAAAATATTTTACCCATGCAAGAAAGCGGACAACTGCATTTCATCAAAAGACCTGATGGCGATTATTTAAGCCAATCGGAATTAGATTTCGGGATTTTCTTTGTGGATGGCCATACCGAAAAAATGATGTTGCCTCATGTGCACTACCAGGACAAGACCATTGTTTTTTGTGCCGATTTGATTCCGACCGCCGGACATTTGCCTCTCCCTTATGTGATGGGGTATGACACCCGACCTCTTTTAACCTTGCCCGAAAAATCTAAATTCCTTCACGCAGCTGTTGAAAACAACTACTACTTGTGGTTAGAACACGATGCCCACAACCAAATCATCACCGTAGAAAACACCGAAAGAGGTATTCGTTTGAAGGAAGTTTTTCGTTGTGAGGATATCTTAAGTTAG
- the sufB gene encoding Fe-S cluster assembly protein SufB, which translates to MSKYTEEDLKVELENKEYEYGFYTELDSETFPIGLNEEIVRAISLKKEEPQWMTDWRIEAFRAWQEMTEPDWANVNYEKPDFQAISYYSAPKKADPNKTLDDVDPELLAMYKKLGISIDEQKKMNNIAMDIVVDSVSVATTFKKTLNEKGIIFCAISEAIKEHPELVRKYLGTVVPQKDNFYAALNSAVFSDGSFCYIPKGVRCPMELSTYFRINQAGTGQFERTLLIADEDSYVSYLEGCTAPSRDENQLHAAVVELIALDGAEIKYSTVQNWYPGNKEGKGGVYNFVTKRGFCEKNAKISWTQVETGSAITWKYPSVILKGDNSIGEFYSIAVTNNFQQADTGTKMIHLGKNTRSTIISKGISAGKSQNSYRGLVQIGARAENARNFSQCDSLLMGNNCGAHTFPYIESKNASAKVEHEATTSKIGEDQVFYCNQRGIPTEKAIALIVNGFSKDVLNKLPMEFAVEAQKLLEISLEGSVG; encoded by the coding sequence ATGTCAAAATACACCGAAGAAGACTTAAAAGTCGAATTAGAAAATAAAGAATACGAATACGGGTTCTATACTGAATTGGATTCAGAAACGTTTCCAATAGGGTTAAATGAAGAAATAGTTCGTGCCATTTCTTTGAAAAAAGAAGAGCCGCAATGGATGACCGATTGGCGAATAGAAGCGTTTCGTGCTTGGCAGGAAATGACGGAACCGGATTGGGCGAATGTTAATTACGAAAAGCCTGATTTTCAAGCCATATCCTACTATTCGGCACCAAAAAAAGCAGATCCGAATAAAACCCTAGACGATGTAGACCCGGAACTTTTGGCGATGTACAAAAAGTTGGGCATCTCCATTGATGAACAGAAAAAAATGAACAATATCGCTATGGATATTGTAGTCGATTCGGTTTCTGTTGCTACCACGTTCAAGAAAACCTTGAACGAGAAAGGAATTATTTTCTGCGCTATATCCGAAGCCATTAAAGAACACCCTGAATTAGTTAGAAAATACTTAGGAACGGTTGTGCCGCAAAAGGACAATTTTTATGCTGCTTTAAACTCAGCTGTGTTTTCAGACGGGTCGTTTTGTTATATTCCGAAAGGTGTTCGTTGCCCAATGGAATTATCAACCTATTTTCGTATCAATCAAGCCGGAACCGGTCAGTTTGAAAGAACACTTTTAATTGCCGATGAAGATAGTTATGTTTCTTATCTTGAAGGATGTACGGCGCCTAGTCGCGACGAAAATCAACTACACGCAGCTGTTGTAGAGCTTATTGCTTTAGACGGTGCTGAAATTAAATATTCAACGGTTCAAAACTGGTATCCCGGAAATAAAGAAGGCAAAGGTGGTGTTTACAATTTTGTAACCAAAAGAGGTTTCTGCGAGAAAAACGCAAAAATCTCCTGGACACAAGTTGAAACCGGCTCGGCCATTACCTGGAAATATCCTTCGGTTATTTTGAAAGGAGACAATTCTATTGGCGAATTTTATTCGATAGCCGTAACTAATAATTTCCAACAAGCTGATACGGGAACCAAGATGATTCATTTGGGTAAAAATACCCGATCAACGATTATCTCTAAAGGAATCTCTGCCGGAAAATCACAAAACAGCTACAGAGGGTTGGTGCAAATTGGAGCCAGAGCTGAAAACGCCCGTAACTTCTCGCAATGTGACTCGTTGCTGATGGGGAATAATTGCGGTGCACATACCTTTCCGTACATTGAAAGTAAAAATGCATCCGCCAAAGTAGAGCACGAAGCCACAACATCTAAAATCGGAGAAGACCAAGTGTTCTATTGTAATCAACGCGGAATTCCTACGGAAAAAGCCATTGCTTTAATCGTAAACGGTTTCAGTAAAGATGTATTGAATAAGTTACCCATGGAGTTTGCTGTAGAAGCACAAAAATTACTTGAAATTTCGTTAGAAGGTTCAGTAGGATAA
- a CDS encoding four helix bundle protein: MEAKDNVIIKLTFEFALEIIKYCEGLERDKKYVIANQLLKSGTSIGANIREAQNAESKADFIHKFKIAAKEIEETSYWLELCKFSENYPNVDILIEQIHNISRIVNKIIITSKQNN, from the coding sequence ATGGAAGCCAAAGACAACGTAATTATCAAATTAACTTTTGAGTTTGCATTAGAAATTATCAAATACTGTGAAGGATTAGAGAGAGATAAGAAGTATGTAATTGCTAACCAGCTTCTTAAATCAGGAACATCAATAGGGGCCAATATCAGAGAAGCTCAAAATGCAGAAAGTAAAGCAGATTTTATTCATAAATTTAAGATTGCTGCCAAAGAAATAGAAGAAACGAGTTATTGGTTAGAGCTCTGTAAGTTTTCTGAAAATTATCCAAACGTAGATATTTTGATAGAACAAATACATAACATTTCAAGAATAGTCAACAAAATAATAATAACATCAAAACAAAATAATTAG
- the sufC gene encoding Fe-S cluster assembly ATPase SufC has translation MLQITNLHASVEDKEILKGINLEVKAGEVHAIMGPNGAGKSTLSSIIAGNENYTVTEGEILLEGEDISELAPEERAHKGVFLSFQYPVEIPGVSVTNFMKTAINESRKANGKEEMPANEMLKLIREKSELLEIDRKFLSRSLNEGFSGGEKKRNEIFQMAMLEPKLAILDETDSGLDIDALRIVANGVNKLKNENNAVLVITHYQRLLDYIIPDFVHVLMDGKIVKSGGASLALELEEKGYDWIKQEQEA, from the coding sequence ATGTTACAAATAACAAACTTACACGCTTCAGTTGAAGATAAAGAAATATTAAAAGGCATCAACCTTGAAGTTAAAGCCGGAGAAGTACATGCTATCATGGGACCTAACGGTGCCGGGAAAAGTACGCTTTCGTCTATCATTGCCGGAAATGAAAACTATACCGTAACCGAAGGGGAAATCCTTTTGGAAGGGGAAGACATTTCTGAATTAGCTCCAGAGGAAAGAGCCCACAAAGGGGTTTTTCTTTCGTTTCAATATCCGGTAGAAATTCCGGGGGTTTCGGTGACCAACTTTATGAAAACCGCTATCAACGAAAGCCGAAAAGCCAATGGGAAAGAGGAAATGCCGGCGAATGAAATGCTGAAATTAATCCGTGAGAAATCAGAATTATTAGAAATTGACCGCAAGTTTTTATCCCGTTCATTAAACGAAGGGTTTTCAGGCGGTGAAAAGAAACGTAATGAAATCTTCCAAATGGCGATGTTGGAACCCAAATTGGCCATCCTTGATGAAACAGATTCCGGTTTAGATATTGACGCGTTGCGAATCGTTGCCAACGGTGTAAATAAATTGAAAAACGAAAACAACGCAGTGTTAGTAATTACACACTACCAACGTTTGTTAGATTATATCATTCCTGATTTCGTTCATGTTTTGATGGATGGTAAAATCGTAAAATCAGGCGGGGCATCATTAGCATTAGAGCTTGAAGAAAAAGGATACGACTGGATTAAACAAGAGCAAGAAGCATAA
- a CDS encoding DUF2157 domain-containing protein → MPQLLKEKTTILTEQLVSKDFIAPEQHEAIKQHKALGIFSLHSELLFLVYLSVLLFTSGVGIFVYKNIDSIGHLAILTVNFILMVTCFYFSFKKSKGFSKTEVLFDNPMYDYLVLTGSILACIFIGYVQYQYTVFGQHFGWVSLFSAIFCFGVAYYFDNKSVLSIAITALATFIGITVTPKTLLENEIYSNPQLSYYGLVLGVLLLLWMEYSSRENIKKHFHIIYLTFALNLIGMCCISGLLGNYWFVFVVIMAVAIYYFYRVSYQIASTFILVFSLLYGYVGLNIFLGRLISLMNLNDLVQFLIFCCPFYVIGSIFLFIKLIQKFNREKHAGIQ, encoded by the coding sequence ATGCCTCAACTATTGAAAGAAAAAACAACAATACTCACCGAGCAACTAGTCTCGAAAGACTTCATCGCTCCCGAACAACATGAAGCAATCAAGCAACATAAAGCGCTAGGCATTTTTTCGTTGCACAGCGAATTGCTTTTTTTGGTGTATTTATCAGTACTTCTTTTTACAAGTGGTGTCGGCATATTTGTGTACAAAAACATTGACAGCATTGGGCATCTGGCGATTTTGACTGTTAACTTTATACTAATGGTGACCTGCTTTTATTTCAGTTTCAAAAAAAGCAAAGGGTTTTCCAAAACAGAGGTTCTTTTTGACAATCCGATGTATGATTATTTGGTTTTGACAGGAAGCATTTTAGCCTGTATTTTTATTGGATACGTGCAATACCAGTACACTGTTTTTGGTCAGCATTTTGGATGGGTTTCTTTGTTTTCGGCCATTTTTTGTTTTGGGGTTGCCTATTATTTTGACAACAAAAGCGTGCTTTCTATTGCCATTACCGCTTTGGCCACTTTTATCGGTATAACCGTAACGCCGAAAACATTGTTGGAAAATGAGATTTATTCCAATCCGCAACTTAGCTATTACGGTTTGGTATTGGGCGTTTTACTACTTCTTTGGATGGAATATTCTTCCAGAGAAAACATCAAAAAGCATTTCCATATCATTTACCTCACTTTTGCATTGAATTTAATAGGGATGTGCTGCATCTCAGGTTTGCTGGGGAATTATTGGTTTGTTTTTGTAGTTATAATGGCGGTTGCCATATATTATTTCTACAGAGTTAGTTATCAAATAGCCTCTACTTTTATCTTGGTTTTTTCGTTGTTGTATGGTTATGTCGGACTGAATATCTTTCTGGGGAGACTTATTAGTTTAATGAACCTCAATGATCTTGTACAATTCCTGATTTTCTGCTGCCCGTTTTATGTTATCGGTTCTATCTTCTTGTTTATAAAGCTAATTCAAAAATTTAATAGAGAAAAACATGCAGGCATACAATAA
- a CDS encoding serine hydrolase domain-containing protein translates to MKKIFKILAVVLLIVLVYLRIAIYPQLDLLSGFSAKSIASGHFIDGRSLETIQQGDNDIDKVNWVTNKINDAGKLVTSTVYGLKERKAIYREGLGATLINDDFDTTKPYEVPKRSFIKTNLPFPYGDNEPKDTVFKEIDYDQLNAAVSTLFDKKGEKKNRTRSVLVIYKDRIIAEKYADGFTKYSKILGWSMTKSLTATYFGILQKQGKIDIQKPAPIAEWQNDIRKKITINDLLHMNSGLAWEEDYGKISDVTKMLFQAEDMGKVQAEKPAVFQPNSHWYYSSGTTNLLSKILRKQFKTHQEYLDFWYSSLLDKIGMHSAIVETDMAGNFVGSSYGWATTRDWAKLGLLYLHQGNWNGEQLFDPSWAKYVATPTNGSNGLYGAHFWLNAGGKYPDVPRDLYHCSGYQGQMVFIIPSEDLVVIRMGLSEDLDYNAFLKAVITSLKNHH, encoded by the coding sequence ATGAAAAAAATCTTCAAAATCTTAGCGGTTGTACTCCTTATTGTTTTAGTTTATTTGCGAATTGCTATTTATCCGCAGCTCGATTTGCTTTCGGGTTTTTCGGCCAAAAGTATAGCTTCGGGTCATTTTATTGATGGCAGAAGTTTGGAAACCATTCAGCAAGGCGACAATGATATTGATAAAGTGAATTGGGTTACCAATAAAATTAATGATGCCGGAAAATTGGTGACGTCAACAGTCTACGGATTAAAAGAGCGAAAAGCCATTTACCGCGAAGGATTGGGCGCAACCTTAATCAATGATGATTTTGATACAACCAAACCCTATGAAGTACCTAAACGGTCATTTATAAAAACTAATTTACCATTCCCTTATGGTGATAACGAACCTAAGGATACTGTTTTCAAAGAGATTGATTATGACCAATTAAATGCTGCTGTTTCAACACTTTTTGATAAAAAAGGAGAGAAGAAAAACCGAACGCGTTCCGTATTGGTGATTTATAAAGACCGGATTATTGCAGAAAAATATGCCGATGGTTTTACTAAATATTCCAAAATTTTGGGATGGTCAATGACAAAAAGTTTAACCGCCACCTATTTCGGAATTCTGCAAAAACAAGGTAAAATTGACATTCAGAAACCCGCACCAATTGCGGAATGGCAGAATGACATACGAAAAAAAATCACCATCAACGATTTGCTGCACATGAATTCAGGCTTGGCATGGGAAGAAGATTACGGCAAAATTTCCGATGTAACTAAAATGTTGTTTCAAGCCGAAGATATGGGTAAAGTGCAAGCCGAGAAGCCGGCCGTTTTTCAACCCAACAGCCATTGGTATTATTCCTCGGGAACAACGAATTTGTTAAGTAAGATTTTGAGAAAGCAATTCAAAACGCACCAAGAATATTTAGATTTTTGGTATAGTAGTTTGTTAGATAAAATCGGAATGCACTCGGCAATAGTAGAAACCGACATGGCGGGTAATTTTGTAGGATCCTCTTATGGCTGGGCCACAACCAGAGATTGGGCAAAGCTCGGCCTGCTCTATTTACACCAAGGCAATTGGAACGGTGAGCAACTTTTTGATCCGAGTTGGGCAAAATATGTAGCCACGCCAACTAATGGCTCTAATGGCTTATACGGAGCTCATTTTTGGTTAAATGCCGGCGGTAAATATCCAGATGTGCCCCGAGATTTATACCATTGCAGTGGCTACCAAGGCCAAATGGTATTTATCATTCCGTCTGAAGATTTAGTAGTTATACGAATGGGGTTGAGCGAAGATTTGGATTATAATGCGTTTTTAAAAGCCGTAATTACTAGTCTTAAAAACCATCACTAG
- a CDS encoding aminotransferase class V-fold PLP-dependent enzyme, producing the protein MLDIQKIRADFPILSQKVNGKPLVYFDNGATSQKPQVVIDAISKYYQEINANIHRGVHTLSQLATDAYEISRGKIQKHINAKQAHEVIFTSGTTHGINAIANGFASLLKVGDEVLVSALEHHSNIVPWQMLCEKTGATLKVIPMNEKGELIMSEYDKLLSTKTKVVTVNHISNALGTINPVKYMIDKAHEVGAAILIDGAQATPHLKPDVQALDCDFYVFSGHKICGPTGIGILYGKEDWLRKLPPYQGGGEMIATVTFEKTTYADLPHKFEAGTPNIADGIVLGTAIDYLNEVGFDTIAKYEHELLEYATNQLATIEGLKIFGTAKEKTSVISFNIEGIHPYDIGTIIDKLGIAVRTGHHCAQPIMDFYKIPGTIRASFAFYNTKEEIDLMVAAVKKAQMMLS; encoded by the coding sequence ATGTTAGACATCCAAAAAATCAGAGCTGATTTTCCTATACTTTCGCAAAAAGTCAATGGCAAACCACTCGTCTATTTTGATAACGGCGCAACATCGCAAAAACCCCAAGTGGTTATTGATGCGATTTCTAAATATTACCAAGAGATTAATGCTAACATTCACCGCGGTGTGCATACCTTGAGTCAGCTAGCGACTGATGCTTATGAAATTTCCAGAGGTAAAATCCAAAAACACATCAATGCTAAACAGGCTCACGAGGTCATTTTTACTTCGGGAACCACGCATGGGATTAATGCCATTGCCAACGGTTTTGCCTCCCTTTTAAAAGTTGGGGATGAGGTTTTGGTTTCGGCATTAGAACATCACAGCAATATAGTGCCTTGGCAAATGCTTTGCGAAAAAACCGGCGCGACGTTGAAAGTTATTCCGATGAATGAAAAGGGAGAATTAATCATGTCGGAATACGACAAATTACTTTCGACTAAAACTAAAGTGGTAACAGTAAATCATATTTCCAACGCATTGGGAACCATCAATCCTGTAAAATACATGATTGACAAAGCCCACGAGGTAGGAGCAGCCATTTTAATTGACGGGGCTCAGGCAACGCCACATTTAAAACCCGATGTTCAAGCCTTAGATTGCGATTTTTATGTGTTTTCAGGACATAAAATCTGTGGTCCAACCGGTATTGGTATTTTGTATGGAAAAGAAGATTGGTTGCGTAAATTACCACCCTATCAAGGCGGCGGTGAAATGATTGCGACAGTAACTTTTGAGAAAACCACCTATGCCGATTTACCTCACAAGTTTGAAGCCGGAACTCCTAACATTGCTGATGGCATAGTGCTGGGAACGGCGATTGATTACTTGAATGAAGTGGGCTTTGATACTATTGCGAAATACGAGCACGAATTATTAGAATATGCTACTAACCAATTAGCAACCATTGAAGGATTGAAAATTTTTGGTACGGCAAAAGAAAAAACTTCCGTAATTTCGTTTAATATCGAGGGGATTCATCCGTATGACATTGGTACGATTATCGACAAACTGGGAATAGCAGTGCGAACAGGCCATCATTGTGCTCAACCAATTATGGATTTTTATAAAATTCCAGGAACCATAAGAGCCAGCTTTGCCTTTTATAATACCAAAGAAGAAATCGATTTGATGGTGGCAGCTGTGAAAAAAGCCCAAATGATGTTATCTTAA
- a CDS encoding SufE family protein, translated as MTIQEIQNEIVDEFSMFDDWMQRYEYIIDLGKGLPLIDEQYKTDDNIIKGCQSKVWLHAEPQDDKIVFTADSDAILTKGIIAILIRAFSNQKAKDILEANTDFIDEIGLKEHLSATRANGLVSMIKQIKMYALGYNTKN; from the coding sequence ATGACCATACAAGAAATACAAAATGAAATCGTTGACGAGTTTTCGATGTTTGACGATTGGATGCAACGTTACGAATACATCATCGATTTGGGAAAAGGCTTGCCGCTTATAGACGAGCAATACAAAACCGATGACAATATTATCAAAGGATGCCAGTCCAAAGTTTGGCTGCATGCCGAACCACAAGACGATAAAATTGTCTTTACTGCTGATAGTGATGCCATACTGACGAAAGGAATAATTGCTATTTTAATTCGGGCGTTTTCCAATCAAAAAGCGAAAGATATTTTAGAAGCCAATACTGATTTTATTGACGAAATCGGATTAAAAGAACATTTGTCAGCCACCAGAGCCAATGGTTTGGTTTCGATGATTAAACAAATAAAAATGTATGCTTTGGGATACAATACAAAAAATTAA
- a CDS encoding SUF system Fe-S cluster assembly protein — translation MEEFKDDINLGENVVKVLKGIYDPEIPVDIYELGLIYDVMINEDNEVKVLMTLTSPNCPVAETLPREVEEKIKKIDTVKACEVEITFDPPWSKDLMSEEAKLELGML, via the coding sequence ATGGAAGAATTTAAAGACGATATCAATTTGGGTGAAAATGTAGTGAAAGTGCTGAAAGGCATTTACGACCCGGAAATTCCTGTAGACATTTACGAACTGGGATTGATTTACGATGTGATGATTAATGAGGACAATGAGGTAAAAGTTTTAATGACATTAACCTCACCCAATTGTCCAGTTGCGGAAACCTTGCCGCGTGAAGTAGAAGAAAAAATCAAAAAAATAGATACCGTAAAAGCGTGTGAAGTTGAAATCACTTTTGATCCGCCTTGGAGCAAAGATTTGATGAGTGAAGAAGCCAAACTGGAGCTGGGAATGTTATAA
- a CDS encoding DUF2480 family protein yields MQDEIINRVANSVLEVFDLEDYYPVGTRTQIDISQWLLEGFLLKEKDFREALKHHDWSQYQNHFVAIHCATDAIVPAWATILVTTYVAPFAQKVISGNLTDLETALYQEILPTLDYSPYQDKPVIIKGCSKKPVPESAYILAVQKLQPLAKSIMYGEACSAVPLYKKGK; encoded by the coding sequence ATGCAAGACGAAATCATAAACAGAGTAGCCAATTCTGTGCTCGAAGTGTTCGATTTGGAAGATTATTATCCGGTCGGAACGCGAACACAAATTGATATTTCGCAATGGTTGTTGGAAGGTTTTTTGCTCAAAGAGAAAGACTTCCGCGAGGCCTTGAAACATCATGATTGGTCACAATACCAAAATCATTTTGTGGCGATTCATTGCGCTACAGATGCTATAGTTCCGGCTTGGGCGACTATTTTGGTCACTACTTATGTGGCTCCTTTTGCCCAAAAAGTAATTTCTGGAAATCTTACTGATTTGGAAACGGCTTTGTATCAGGAAATTTTACCAACTTTGGATTATTCTCCTTACCAAGACAAACCGGTAATCATTAAAGGCTGTTCTAAAAAACCGGTTCCCGAAAGTGCTTACATCCTAGCCGTTCAAAAACTGCAACCTTTGGCCAAAAGTATCATGTATGGCGAAGCTTGTTCGGCCGTTCCTTTGTATAAAAAAGGAAAATAA